A genomic window from Vibrio echinoideorum includes:
- a CDS encoding PP2C family protein-serine/threonine phosphatase, protein MIKIIESSCFTFGKSVEKTNQDAMLAPKTIAGGVFFAVADGVGSYKGAELASLSAVEYLNQIESVGHITDYTTVFKDILNKIKELSQYDSAYERASTTLTYYFVEPRGLHIGHIGDCRAYVKQGKKLKQLTKDHTQHQKFLDEKLFTKSQLKNVKGKNIITTAISQVVSMDPSNYFIPIDDLELDNDTLSLYIMSDGAHSFWEQSPRFSERTMDSVTKMSASLQRRIERKGPVDDYTFVACKLQYDRPFESMF, encoded by the coding sequence ATGATTAAAATTATTGAAAGTTCATGCTTCACTTTTGGGAAGTCTGTAGAAAAAACTAACCAAGATGCAATGTTAGCCCCTAAAACAATAGCAGGTGGTGTGTTTTTCGCGGTAGCTGACGGTGTTGGTTCATATAAAGGAGCAGAGTTGGCTTCTTTATCAGCTGTAGAATACCTTAACCAAATCGAATCGGTTGGCCATATAACTGATTATACGACGGTGTTTAAGGATATACTCAATAAAATAAAAGAATTGTCTCAGTACGATTCTGCTTACGAACGTGCTTCTACTACATTAACTTATTACTTCGTTGAACCACGAGGGCTACATATCGGTCATATCGGAGACTGTAGAGCGTATGTTAAACAAGGTAAGAAATTAAAGCAGTTGACTAAAGACCATACTCAGCATCAAAAATTCCTTGATGAAAAACTCTTTACCAAGTCTCAACTTAAGAACGTAAAAGGTAAAAACATTATTACCACTGCTATCTCGCAAGTCGTTTCGATGGACCCGAGTAATTATTTTATTCCTATTGATGACCTCGAATTAGATAACGATACTTTGTCTCTTTACATAATGAGCGATGGTGCCCATTCATTTTGGGAGCAATCACCAAGGTTTTCAGAAAGAACAATGGATAGTGTTACAAAAATGTCAGCCAGCCTACAGCGTAGAATAGAACGTAAAGGACCTGTTGATGATTATACTTTCGTTGCTTGCAAACTTCAGTATGATCGTCCTTTCGAGTCAATGTTTTAA
- a CDS encoding XRE family transcriptional regulator, which produces MMNTVGKKIEKLRNNAKLTKEALAKKIRVSPGAISKWELEISKPKAESAQKLAEYFKVTLSSLMTDGSNLKTQPQMVSIPYFKYISAAAGSGDIPFLEEAEELFIQESLIKKPHDTIAVKVSGDSMEPSYTNGSIVFVDRSITEISDGSVYVFVHDGMVRLKELENTPKGLKLKSHNSRYKTEEIECEYSNVKVIGEACGKLQMSC; this is translated from the coding sequence ATGATGAATACTGTTGGTAAGAAGATAGAAAAACTAAGAAACAACGCTAAATTAACAAAAGAAGCCTTAGCGAAAAAAATAAGAGTTTCGCCTGGAGCTATATCCAAATGGGAATTGGAAATTTCAAAACCCAAAGCTGAGAGCGCTCAAAAACTAGCAGAGTATTTTAAGGTCACCCTCTCGTCTTTGATGACGGATGGCTCAAACCTAAAAACACAACCTCAGATGGTATCGATACCTTACTTCAAATACATATCAGCAGCAGCGGGGTCTGGTGATATTCCTTTTTTAGAAGAAGCTGAGGAACTATTCATTCAAGAAAGTTTAATCAAAAAGCCACATGACACTATTGCCGTAAAGGTAAGTGGTGATTCAATGGAACCGTCTTACACTAATGGATCTATAGTATTCGTTGATCGATCTATAACAGAGATCTCAGATGGCAGTGTTTATGTTTTTGTACATGATGGAATGGTTCGGCTCAAAGAACTAGAAAACACTCCTAAAGGGCTAAAATTAAAAAGTCATAATTCAAGGTACAAAACAGAAGAGATTGAGTGTGAGTATTCAAACGTAAAAGTAATAGGGGAAGCTTGTGGGAAACTACAAATGTCCTGCTAA
- a CDS encoding serine/threonine-protein kinase — protein sequence MDQVANYRYKTLNRIGNGGFGYVDRIELFNLSETHSGFYARKVLDPKVDLKMYKERFIREVISQSKCQHHNIVSIYICDLFNTETPSFIMELAECDLQSLLSTDLSEDEKMKIISMVCEGVAHIHRLGYLHRDIKPCNILRYENGVYKISDFGLVRKTIPSGESDVLTSLNIRLGTDNFVAPELMYIGSDYTEKSDIFAIGKVFEQLQVKDPALKKIIATCIKMDPENRYSSVEELKTALESLSKVAA from the coding sequence GTGGATCAGGTTGCAAACTATAGATATAAGACTTTAAATCGAATCGGCAATGGTGGCTTTGGTTACGTAGATAGAATCGAATTGTTCAATCTAAGTGAAACCCATTCGGGCTTTTATGCTAGAAAAGTACTAGACCCTAAAGTTGATCTGAAGATGTATAAAGAGCGCTTCATAAGGGAAGTGATTAGCCAAAGCAAGTGTCAGCATCACAATATAGTCAGTATCTACATTTGTGATCTTTTCAACACAGAAACACCTTCCTTTATTATGGAACTTGCTGAATGCGATTTGCAGTCGCTTCTTTCTACAGACCTCTCAGAAGATGAAAAAATGAAGATCATTTCAATGGTTTGCGAAGGTGTAGCTCACATTCATAGGTTGGGCTACCTTCATCGTGATATCAAACCATGTAACATCTTGCGCTATGAAAACGGGGTTTATAAGATTTCGGATTTCGGTCTAGTCCGAAAGACTATCCCAAGTGGTGAGTCTGATGTACTAACCTCTTTGAATATCAGACTAGGTACCGACAACTTTGTAGCTCCTGAGCTTATGTATATCGGTAGCGATTACACGGAAAAGTCGGACATTTTCGCCATAGGTAAAGTTTTCGAACAATTACAAGTCAAAGACCCCGCACTAAAAAAAATCATAGCAACGTGTATAAAAATGGACCCTGAAAACCGCTACTCTTCTGTCGAAGAGCTCAAAACTGCATTAGAGTCTTTATCTAAGGTGGCTGCTTAA